The genome window CAGTCGGCCTGTAAGACAGCGAGGGGCGAGTGCCGACCCTGCCGCTCCCGCCCAGGGGCCAGCGGGACGCTCCCCGAGAAGGGAAAGGGCCATAAAGGCCGGCAGGGAGGGAGCGAAGCAGCCGCCCCCCATccaggctgctggccctgggcagcgccttcctcctctcccccagcccccagccttACCCCTCTAAGGCCGCGCTAATGGGACAGCAGAAGGGACACTGGGACCCCGGGAGCCGGGGCGCTGCAGGGTGCCCTCGGGCAGCGCTACCGCCTCCCATGCATCCCCGGAAAGCCCGCGTGCGTGCTCAGCGGAAAATCTGGGAAGGGGCCTGTTCTGGGGCAAACCGCCCGCCTTTTCCTGATGTCCGAATGCGTTCGGCCCGTCCCACACCCATGGGACTGGTCCCACGGCGTTGGGCCGAGAGGGACCTGCCCGCGGGCCGTCCTGGAGTCCCCACAGCCCTATGGCTCCTGCCTCTGTCTTACCATCCCATCGGAGCAGCTGGAAGTGGGGCTAGTTGGTTCGGAGCAACTCTGTCCCGGCAGGTGATAGTAGTTTTCTACCTGTTCCCTCAAGAGCTCCTGGAGGCTCTCAATGTATCTGATGGCGTTTCTCAGGATCTCTACTTTGGGGAGTCTTTGGTTGGGGTTGGCAGTGGTGCATCTCTTCAGGGTCTCAAAAGCCTGGTTCACTTTcttcagcctcctcctctccctcatGGTGGCTGCCTTCCGCCGGTCCATTGTGGTGGATTTTCTTTTGCAGGCTTTGCAAGCCCACATGAGGCAGTGACCAGCTTGGTGGTGGCCAGTGGGAGCTCGGACATGCTCCTCTTCCTCGGAGCAGGCAGGCTCGGGGGGCTCGTGGGCGCTGAAAGGAGGCAAATCCCTGGGCTCAAAATCCTCAGGGAATTCGCCCTCcggggaggagaggcaggagctgtcATAGAAGAGCTCGGACGGGGAGAACTTGCAGCTGTCCAtcacctccatccctgctgcGGAGGCGTCACTACGGAACGGCGGCCACCGGCTCTTGGCAAGGCGCTCCAGAGCACGCTGGGGCAATTTCCTCCGTAATTAGGGACCCGAGACCAAGTGTCCTTTGGCTGATGCGGGGGGCCCTTATATATACATAGAAAGGGAGGCTGGTCCACAGCGGCCAATCTTTATTAGCATATCCCACCACAGCCCCTGCCGGAAGCTGTCTGGGCAAGCCCCCTCCAGTCCCCAGGAGACAATTTGCTCCGCACCGCTCCTTTGGAGCGCCGAGAGATGGACACTTTTCTAATGAGTGATCTCCCAAGCACTGGTTGCGACATCTCCTAGTTTCCAGCTAAG of Vidua macroura isolate BioBank_ID:100142 chromosome 5, ASM2450914v1, whole genome shotgun sequence contains these proteins:
- the MYF5 gene encoding myogenic factor 5, with product MEVMDSCKFSPSELFYDSSCLSSPEGEFPEDFEPRDLPPFSAHEPPEPACSEEEEHVRAPTGHHQAGHCLMWACKACKRKSTTMDRRKAATMRERRRLKKVNQAFETLKRCTTANPNQRLPKVEILRNAIRYIESLQELLREQVENYYHLPGQSCSEPTSPTSSCSDGMADCGSPVWSARGSSFDAVYCAEMAHGYAADQSCALSSLHCLSSIVDRLSPAEEPGLSVRDADSLSPSASIDSGPETPGTPLPRRTYQAL